GATGTTCGTGATGAGTTATTTGAAGAAGACAACGAAGATGGGTTGTTTCTATTGAATGAAGCCGAGGAGGGAGAGGTGGATTTTGAGCCTTATGAACCACCTATGTATGATACTAATCTTGTTCTACGACGTACTTTGCAAGCTAATACAGAGCCTATTACAACGGAGCAACGAGACCAGATTTTTCATACAAAGTGTCAAGTGAAAGACAAGTGGTGTAGTGTGATTATTGACGGAGGAAGTTGCACGAATGTGGCTTCAACGGAGATGGTAGAAAAATTGGCACTCGTTACTATGGTACATCCTAAACCTTATAATTTACATTGGCTTGATGATGGTAGCAAGGTGAAGGTTACAAGACAGGTACGTGTTGGTTTCACAATGGGTTCTTACAAGGACGAGGTGCTTTGTGACGTTATtcctatggatgcttgtcatattcTCTTAGGACGTCCTTGGCAATTTGATCGTAATGTTAATCACAATGGAAGAAGTAATGAATATTCTTTATTGGTGAATGGCAAGAAGATAGTATTGCGTCCTATGTCCCCGGAAGCAATTCGAGCTATGCAcgcaaagaagggtaagaaaccaaGTTTGTCTATGTTTGCTAGTGAACGAGAGGTGGAGCAAGCTATTGATGATGGTGAAACAAGATATGCATTGGTCTCAAGTGAGAGTCCTACAAAGACCATCACAACGAGTCATGAAGACGGAATACTTAAAGAACTATTGCACGAGTTTAAGGATGTCTTCCCCGAAGATGTACCACCGGGTTTGCCTCCTATTCGTGGAATTGAGCATCAAATTGATCTCGTACCAGGTGCACCACTTCCTAACAAGGCCGCTTATCGTAGTAATCCCGAGGAGACCAAGGAGTTACAACGTCAAATTGAAGAACTCATGGAGCGTGGCTATGTTCGTGAGAGTATGAGTCCTTGTGCCGTTCCCGCATTGCTTGTACCAAAAAAGGATGGAACGTGGAGGATGTGCATCGATAGTAGAGCGGTAAATAATATCACTATCAAATATCGCTTTCCTATtccaagacttgatgatatgtTAGATGAGCTTCATGGTTCGGTCATATTTTCAAAAATCGATTTGAGAAGTGGTTATCATCAGATTCGAATGCGTGAAGGTGATGAATGGAAGACCGCGTTCAAAACAAAGCATGGTTTATATGAGTGGTTGGTAATGCCATTCGGTCTCACTAATGCCCCAAGTAcctttatgagattaatgaatgaaGTTTTGAAACCATTCTTGGGACGTTTTGTTGTCGTCTACTTGGACGATATTCTAATTTATAGTAAGAGCATCCAGGAGCATTTTGAACACTTACGGGCAGTGTTTGAAACACTTCAAAGCAAAAGCAGCTATATGGTAAGTCCGAGAAGTGTACATTCTTGGTAGATAACGTGGTGTTCTTGGGTTATGTTGTCTCGAAAGATGGAGTATCGGTTGATCAAACAAAGATAGAGGCTATTCGTTCTTGGCCAAGTCCTAAAACAGTAACCGAGGTTAGATCTTTTCATGGACTTGCTTCCTTCTATCGACGTTTTATTCGTGATTTTAGTACCGTTACTAGTCCTATTAcggagtgtatgaagaaaggcaCATTCCATTGGAGCGAGGCTGCCCAAGGGGCGTTTGAAACAATTAAAAGGAAGCTATGTGAAGCTCCCGTGTTAGCATTACCCGACTTCTCACAGCCTTTCGAAGTCGAATGCGATGCTAGTGGTGTAGGGATTGGAGCTGTTCTTATTCAAAATAAGCGACCCATTGCTTATTTCTCGGAGAAGTTAGGAGGAGCGCGACTTAATTATTCAACCtatgacaaggaattttatgCTATTGTTAGGGCTCTTaatcattggagtcattatcttCGTCCTAGTCATTTTATTTTACACTCGGATCATGaatcattaaaacatatacatggGCAACAAAAGTTGAATCCGAGGCATGCTAAGTGGGTTGAATTCCTACAATCATTTTATTTTTCATCGAAGTATAAGGATGGTAAGAGTAACGTTGTGGCAGATGCTCTTTCACGCCGTTATTCATTATTATCTACACTTGAAGTTCGTTTGCTAGGTTTTGAGACCTTGAAAGATTACTATCTTGAAGATATTGATTTT
This sequence is a window from Silene latifolia isolate original U9 population unplaced genomic scaffold, ASM4854445v1 scaffold_178, whole genome shotgun sequence. Protein-coding genes within it:
- the LOC141638110 gene encoding LOW QUALITY PROTEIN: uncharacterized protein LOC141638110 (The sequence of the model RefSeq protein was modified relative to this genomic sequence to represent the inferred CDS: deleted 2 bases in 1 codon; substituted 1 base at 1 genomic stop codon) produces the protein MDFNDPNVLQNLQEALKNINFTPGQRMQPRREPVKYMDEFKINELPEFVGGTDPEEYFEWERQMERMFDFKDIDDEKRCKYAILKLRKNASLWYESLKAARAREGKEKLASWESLKRKLRKRFVPKTHKIDLYRKLAELMQGSLSIADYIAEFERITLMSEVEEIEEQKMARFFRGLNLNIAHAVEMHPYSSFDMLCDLCIKAEGQNKTKRAYVSNSSKVNPWSKPDLSKNMGASSSSSSKPTVPATPVAQTVPKTVQTPREKSLATVRCFKCQGFGHFQNACPNKRNITLREAVDVRDELFEEDNEDGLFLLNEAEEGEVDFEPYEPPMYDTNLVLRRTLQANTEPITTEQRDQIFHTKCQVKDKWCSVIIDGGSCTNVASTEMVEKLALVTMVHPKPYNLHWLDDGSKVKVTRQVRVGFTMGSYKDEVLCDVIPMDACHILLGRPWQFDRNVNHNGRSNEYSLLVNGKKIVLRPMSPEAIRAMHAKKGKKPSLSMFASEREVEQAIDDGETRYALVSSESPTKTITTSHEDGILKELLHEFKDVFPEDVPPGLPPIRGIEHQIDLVPGAPLPNKAAYRSNPEETKELQRQKDGTWRMCIDSRAVNNITIKYRFPIPRLDDMLDELHGSVIFSKIDLRSGYHQIRMREGDEWKTAFKTKHGLYEWLVMPFGLTNAPSTFMRLMNEVLKPFLGRFVVVYLDDILIYSKSIQEHFEHLGSVXNTSKQKQLYGKSEKCTFLVDNVVFLGYVVSKDGVSVDQTKIEAIRSWPSPKTVTEVRSFHGLASFYRRFIRDFSTVTSPITECMKKGTFHWSEAAQGAFETIKRKLCEAPVLALPDFSQPFEVECDASGVGIGAVLIQNKRPIAYFSEKLGGARLNYSTYDKEFYAIVRALNHWSHYLRPSHFILHSDHESLKHIHGQQKLNPRHAKWVEFLQSFYFSSKYKDGKSNVVADALSRRYSLLSTLEVRLLGFETLKDYYLEDIDFGKIYKECQDGSFKEFVIQDGFLFKGNLLCVPKHSVRELLVREAHGGGLAGHFGVQKTLDVLKEHFHWPKMQGDVYNIVSKCVTCHLMKSKFKPGEYTPLPVPIRPWEDVSMDFIVALPRTQRGKDAIMVVHSPFEVVYGLNPYLPLDLIPLPKDELVHKDAESKLKSMIKLHEQVRERIKTVNEAYKKKSNKHRKPRLFNPGDLVWLHLRKERFPSKRKNKLMPRAEGPYKVIEKVNDNAYKIELPGDYGVHATFNVGDLSPYLDDDGISELRTIPFKGGGDDTILIDEEVNLDLSD